In Paenibacillus stellifer, the DNA window CGCGCGGAGGCGGTTCTTGAAATCGGAGCGCTGGGCGGATACAGCGGAATCTGTCTGGCTCGTGGGCTGTCATCAGCCGGAACACTGACTACTCTTGAGCTGAAGACGGAATATGCGGAGATGGCGTACCGGCATCTCAAGCTAGCCGGCTTCGGGGATAAGGTGGAGTACCGTGTCGGGCCGGCCATGGAGAGCCTGGCCGAACTGGAGCGGGAAGGCCGGACCTTCGATTTCTTCTTCATCGATGCCGACAAGGAGAACTATCCAAATTACCTGGAATACGCCATCAGACTGGCCCGCCCCGGAGCGGTGATCGCGGGTGACAATGTGTTTCTGCGGGGACGTACGCTGAATCCCGAGAAGAACGGGCCGGCCGTGCAGGCGATGAGACGCTTTAATGAAACCATCGCCGGCGACAGCCGTCTGACCAGCACGATGCTGCCCGCTTATGACGGGCTTGTTCTGGCTGTCGTGAAATAGCGGCAGCACGAAGGAAGCGCATGGCCCGGCAGTCTTTTCTTGCTGGATAGCAGCCCGGTCAAGCGTCAAGTCAAATTTTACAGGAGATATCCTACAGCCCCGTTTAGACGAACGGGGCTTGTTCCGTCTTGCCTTTTTAACGGAACAGACGAAGCGGTGTGGCATCATACAATTTGAACCGGACCCAGACGGTGTTGATCAGCAGCATTGCGCCGGATACGATGAACAGCCCCTCGATTCCGATATATCCGGCCAGAAAGCCGCCGATCAGGGAGCCGGTCATGTTGCCAAGCGCCAGCGTGCTGCTGTTGAACCCGAAGGCCCGGCTCTCCTTGCCGTCCGGGGTATAGGAGCGGATCAGCGCATTGACGCTCGGGAGCAGTCCGCCCATGAACACCCCCATCAGGAAGCGCACGAGAATCAGCTGCCAGACGGTTCCGACGAAAGCCTGGGGGATCAGGAACAGAGAAGCTCCGATCAGGGCATAGGTCAGTATCCGGTGAGCGCCGACCCTGTCGCTGAGCTTGCCGAGCACCGGTGAGGCGATCATATTCGATATCCCCGTTACCGCGCTGACGACCCCGGCCCAGAATGCAATATTGACGGCCGTTCCGTGCAGCTTCTCCACATAGAGCGGAAGCAGGGCCATCGGGCTGATCATGGCAAATTGAATCAGGAAGGTCACGGTAAACAGGGCCGGAAGCTGGGGCACTTTCACGAGATCCTTAAGCCCATCCATGGTGGATACCTGCGGCTTGTGCGCAGCCTCCTCACGGTCGAAATTC includes these proteins:
- a CDS encoding O-methyltransferase, which translates into the protein MLNQDEYQRQEHYSEQLYEEDELLLKVKEAIRESGMPEVSVAPGYGRLLSMLVALSRAEAVLEIGALGGYSGICLARGLSSAGTLTTLELKTEYAEMAYRHLKLAGFGDKVEYRVGPAMESLAELEREGRTFDFFFIDADKENYPNYLEYAIRLARPGAVIAGDNVFLRGRTLNPEKNGPAVQAMRRFNETIAGDSRLTSTMLPAYDGLVLAVVK
- a CDS encoding MFS transporter; the protein is MNKRKSWETWQINLYVLWFGQFLVNAGMTMITPFLSLYLAQDLGVTGDAVGVWAGIIFSANFMTSFLFQPLWGSLSDKYGRKIMLLRSGFGMAIVITLMGFAQTPWQLLLLRLLNGTISGFNPASISLVSGTTPKKRMGFAMGLMQSGSVAGTILGPLIGGALADWIGFRPIFYVIGALLFLASLLALFLVRENFDREEAAHKPQVSTMDGLKDLVKVPQLPALFTVTFLIQFAMISPMALLPLYVEKLHGTAVNIAFWAGVVSAVTGISNMIASPVLGKLSDRVGAHRILTYALIGASLFLIPQAFVGTVWQLILVRFLMGVFMGGLLPSVNALIRSYTPDGKESRAFGFNSSTLALGNMTGSLIGGFLAGYIGIEGLFIVSGAMLLINTVWVRFKLYDATPLRLFR